In Panthera tigris isolate Pti1 chromosome B1, P.tigris_Pti1_mat1.1, whole genome shotgun sequence, the sequence GGCAAGAAGCCCCTTCAGCCCCTCCGTGTTGGTgggcctgcccttccccctttcctcctaCCCTTCTAGCTGGGCCGGGTGCTGTGGCTCTCGGGGGTTCGACCCGGCGAGCGGAATCTGGGGTGCGGGCCGGTGAGGGCCAGGGACTGTGGAGGGCGGGCGGGCGGTCGGGGCCGGCGGGAGGGCGGGAAGCTCATCCGGGCCCGGTTTcagttggtttttgtgtttttgtttttgtttttgaatgtcgGTCGCGAGGCGACAACTCTGAGTGGGGCCGGCGACGTGGAAGCCGGGGGAACGTTTCTGTCAGGAAGGGTGTTTCGCCGGCGCCCCCGGCGTTCCCTTCCTCGGGCGGGGGCCGGGCGGCGGCGTTTCGGGCCTTCGGGAGAGACGCGGTGCCCGCGCGCGAGGAGCCCGGCCGCGGCGGCCCCGGTCGGTGCCGGGAGGAGGGCGTGTGCGCGGAGGCGGCCGCCCGGGGCGGGCTGGCGGGGGAGCCGGGCGCCGGCCGCCTTCCTCGCGAGAGGGGGCGGGCGCGCTTTTGGGCGGGAAGCCGAGCCCCGCCGGCGTCCGCCCACCGCTCGTCTTGTCCCCGCTAGGTAGACGCCGTCTGTCACCATGGGCAAAGGAGACCCCAACAAGCCGCGGGGCAAGATGTCCTCGTACGCCTTCTTCGTGCAGACCTGCCGGGAAGAGCACAAGAAGAAACACCCAGACTCTTCGGTCAATTTCGCCGAATTCTCCAAGAAATGTTCCGAGAGATGGAAGGTGAGACCGGAATTCGGACAGAGCTAAGGGCTTTTCAGGTGTGTTGTTTTCTTGGCTAGGACCTTAACCAGGTAGGTCACTTGTCACCTTCAACTTTCCtacggggggggtggggggggtggggggtgacccGCCCAGATACTTTATTTAGAGTTTTGGGCAGATGGCTTTAGGTTTTTGTTGGCTTCTAAGACTGCTAAAAGTAGAAGGCTGCTAACCAAGGAAAATGTGGCCCTTAAGGATGATCTCGAGCTTTTTTTGGGATGTATGTAGCTTACGGTTTTGCTGTACTTTGACTGCTCCTTTCATGCCCATAGACCATGTCTGCGAAGGAAAAGTCGAAATTTGAAGATATGGCAAAAAGTGACAAAGCTCGCTATGACAGGGAGATGAAAAATTATGTTCCTCCCAAAGgtgacaagaaaggaaagaagaaagacccCAATGCTCCTAAAAGGCCTCCGtaagttcattttaaaatcagtcaGATTGCCCCTTTAATTTTCCATTCAGTATATTCACTGTTGGCTTCCTTTCAGGTCTGCATTCTTCCTGTTTTGTTCTGAACATCGCCCAAAGATCAAAAGTGAACACCCTGGTTTATCCATTGGGGATACTGCAAAAAAATTGGGTGAAATGTGGTCTGAACAGTCAGCCAAAGATAAACAACCATATGAACAGAAGGCGGCTAAGCTAAAGGAGAAGTATGAAAAGGTACGTTCCTAACCTTTTTAAAGCCAAGGTTAAGGTAAGATATCTTCCAAATAAGGATTTTAGAAATGGGTATGAACTACAGAGTTAGGAAGTTTAGTTAATCTTGTATTTATGGTTGTCAGCTGCCTATGGAGAAGGTCTAGTGAAAAATAACACACTTAACATAAGCGAATTGAAACTTCCTTTCTTTTAACTGAAACCGGTGTTGGTAGCGTTGGTAGATTCCTGTGTATGGACTCGTGTGTAGTTCTAGGTCTCTTAGTTTTAAGAAACGGAGGAAGAGATATGTTGTTTTATGTAGATGTGTCTGAGATGTGAGGTTTTAAATGGATATTGGTAGTGAAAGTTCTGACATGTTGTATATATAACCCCATCATTTTAAATCATTAGCCTTCTAAAGCCTAGAGGGAACAAATGCTCTCAACTGAGGTAGACTTTGAATACCTTTTTAGACAGGGTTATTGGTCAATAATCTTCAATTGTTTATAACTTTGTGGTTTTCACAGTTGAG encodes:
- the HMGB2 gene encoding high mobility group protein B2; translated protein: MGKGDPNKPRGKMSSYAFFVQTCREEHKKKHPDSSVNFAEFSKKCSERWKTMSAKEKSKFEDMAKSDKARYDREMKNYVPPKGDKKGKKKDPNAPKRPPSAFFLFCSEHRPKIKSEHPGLSIGDTAKKLGEMWSEQSAKDKQPYEQKAAKLKEKYEKDIAAYRAKGKSEAGKKGPGRPTGSKKKNEPEDEEEEEEEEEDEDDEEEEEDEE